Proteins encoded by one window of Clostridium cagae:
- a CDS encoding GH25 family lysozyme, whose product MKGIDISNHNGIINFTSVKSSGINLVYIKATEGTTYQDSMLNQYYNGANSEGLKTGFYHFLVGTSAPESQAQNFYDNIKEKTNDLKPCLDIEKNGFDVMDFALRFIKKFESLSNLPLCIYSYPYFINDNLDSRLAKYPLWVANYGVQTPISNDVWGDSYVGHQYSETGNVNGINGNVDLNTFYDGILVNKVDKAYVVTQYLPNGYNGDGSFQGVDLNYVLSYMPGIRCYALGDSKGVWIETQMLTMEKCLELKQTLGSWFYDIRQ is encoded by the coding sequence ATGAAAGGGATAGATATTAGTAATCATAACGGAATAATAAATTTTACTTCAGTAAAGTCAAGTGGAATTAATTTAGTTTATATAAAGGCAACTGAAGGAACAACTTATCAGGATTCAATGTTAAATCAATATTACAATGGTGCAAACTCTGAAGGATTAAAAACTGGATTTTATCATTTTTTAGTTGGAACAAGTGCTCCAGAATCTCAAGCTCAAAATTTTTATGATAATATAAAAGAAAAAACAAATGATTTGAAACCATGTTTGGATATAGAAAAAAATGGGTTTGATGTTATGGATTTTGCATTAAGATTTATAAAGAAATTTGAATCTTTAAGTAATTTACCACTATGTATTTATTCATACCCATATTTTATAAATGATAATTTAGATAGTAGATTAGCTAAATATCCACTTTGGGTAGCTAATTATGGAGTTCAAACACCTATTTCTAATGATGTATGGGGAGACTCATATGTAGGTCATCAATATTCAGAAACAGGAAATGTTAATGGAATAAATGGAAATGTAGATTTAAATACTTTTTATGATGGAATATTAGTAAATAAAGTTGATAAGGCATATGTAGTAACACAATATTTGCCTAATGGATATAATGGTGATGGAAGTTTTCAAGGAGTCGATTTAAATTATGTATTAAGCTATATGCCTGGTATTAGATGTTATGCATTAGGAGATTCCAAGGGCGTATGGATAGAAACTCAAATGTTAACAATGGAAAAATGCCTGGAACTTAAACAAACCTTAGGGTCTTGGTTTTATGATATAAGGCAATGA
- a CDS encoding phage holin family protein: MDFMTYISQNALILIPALYIVGMIIRGTESIPNKFIPFILLIIGIIGAMFLLGFNINGAIQGILVTGVTVYTNQLFKQYNKNE, encoded by the coding sequence ATGGATTTTATGACCTATATATCACAAAATGCACTAATACTAATACCAGCATTGTATATAGTAGGTATGATAATTAGGGGTACAGAGAGTATTCCTAATAAATTCATTCCATTTATTTTATTGATTATTGGGATTATTGGAGCAATGTTTTTATTAGGATTTAATATAAATGGAGCTATACAGGGAATTTTAGTTACAGGGGTTACGGTATATACTAATCAGCTATTTAAACAATATAATAAAAATGAATAA
- a CDS encoding CAP domain-containing protein translates to MKKAFLRRILGGVVAIATITSLSPLGVSAAGKNNTNNNCATTQCWSKVYGTWFCLGSNGQIQIENQIANNNPGCNLQFGWVTCPTQPNKPGDNNGSDNTVVPEVPGNNNGSDNTVVPEVPGNNNGSDNTVVPEVPGDNNGSDNTIVPETPGDNNGSDNTSKPDNNGNNGTVKPEQPGDTEENSPNASGDSVNVNGLSKLPEKYSISVQSSAENKILQLMNEKRVQAGLKPLTMDNTLLQVARYKSNHMIQYNYFDHTNPDGTKWVNWLQTIGYKYSTTGENIAYNTYDPVGLFNQWWNSQGHRENMMNPSYTKVGVGVVYDKDNNKYMGTQTFSN, encoded by the coding sequence ATGAAGAAAGCTTTTTTAAGAAGAATACTAGGAGGGGTTGTAGCAATAGCGACAATTACAAGCCTAAGTCCATTAGGGGTATCCGCAGCAGGAAAAAATAATACTAATAATAACTGTGCTACAACACAATGTTGGAGTAAAGTTTATGGTACTTGGTTCTGTTTAGGTTCAAATGGACAAATACAAATAGAAAATCAAATAGCAAACAATAATCCAGGATGTAATTTACAATTTGGATGGGTTACATGTCCAACACAACCTAATAAACCAGGAGATAACAATGGATCAGATAATACAGTAGTTCCAGAAGTTCCAGGAAACAATAATGGATCAGATAATACAGTAGTTCCAGAGGTTCCAGGAAATAATAATGGATCAGATAATACAGTAGTTCCAGAAGTTCCAGGAGATAATAATGGATCAGATAATACAATAGTTCCAGAAACTCCAGGAGATAACAATGGATCAGATAATACATCTAAGCCAGATAACAATGGGAATAATGGTACAGTTAAACCAGAGCAACCAGGAGATACAGAAGAAAATTCACCAAATGCAAGTGGAGATTCTGTAAATGTTAATGGATTAAGTAAATTACCAGAAAAATATTCTATAAGCGTACAAAGTAGTGCTGAAAATAAAATTCTTCAATTAATGAATGAAAAAAGAGTACAAGCTGGCTTAAAACCATTAACTATGGATAATACTTTATTACAAGTTGCTAGATATAAAAGTAATCATATGATTCAATATAATTACTTTGACCACACAAATCCAGATGGAACTAAGTGGGTGAATTGGCTACAAACAATAGGATATAAATACAGTACAACTGGTGAAAATATTGCATACAATACATATGATCCAGTAGGATTATTCAATCAGTGGTGGAATTCACAAGGTCATAGAGAAAATATGATGAATCCTTCTTACACTAAGGTTGGAGTAGGTGTTGTTTACGATAAAGATAACAATAAATATATGGGAACTCAAACATTCTCAAATTAA
- the nifJ gene encoding pyruvate:ferredoxin (flavodoxin) oxidoreductase: MRKTKTMDGNTAAAHISYGFTEVAAIYPITPSSPMAEHVDEWASQGRKNIFGEPVKMVEMQSEAGAAGAMHGSLQAGALTTTYTASQGLLLMIPNMYKIAGEKLPCVMHVSARALATSSLSIFGDHQDVMAVRQTGFAMLAETSVQEVMDLSGVAHLAAIKGKIPFVNFFDGFRTSHEIQKIEVIEQDELAKLVDYNAIDEFRKNALNPNHPVTRGTAQNPDIYFQTREAINKAYDDIPYIVEEYMSEITKLTGREYHCFDYYGAKDADRIIISMGSVNDVVEETVDYLNNNKQKVGLVKVRLYRPFSVERLLKVIPESVKKIAVLDRTKEPGAIGEPLYLDVVRCLYGKKDAPIIVGGRFGLGSKDPTPSHIAAVFDNLISDEPKNQFTIGITDDLTNTSLKLHEDINATPEGTTSCKFWGLGSDGTVGANKSAIKIIGDHTDMYAQGYFDYDSKKSGGITVSHLRFGKELIKSRYLIDKADFIACHNQSYVYKYNVLKGLKKNARFLLNTIWDKDELEEKLPASMKKFIAENDIEFYTINAIKIAQEIGLGGRINMIMQAAFFKITNIIPVEDAVKYLKEAVVNSYGKKGEKVVRMNHDAIEAGVEGVVKIEIPAGWKNTIDDKKECNKDLPAFIREIVNPMNRLEGDSLPVSTFVKHNLEDGTFMAGTTAYEKRGIAVNVPEWLQDKCIQCNQCSYVCPHATIRPFLLNEEEKSKAPSSIKLIEPKALKSDEKLYYSIGVTPLDCTGCGNCVEVCPAPGKALIMKPQASQHDQIEVWDYTVEKVNKKNPMNKNTVKGSQFETPLLEYSGACAGCGETPYAKLITQLFGDRMMIANATGCSSIWASGAPATAYTKNQQGHGPAWANSLFEDNAEFGYGMHLGVKAIRERIAHNIEAALNSGISENTKKVLKDWLDHKDCSEGTRDRSNKVIEVLKKENNELAKVILKDKEFLVNRSQWIFGGDGWSYDIGYGGLDHVIASGENVNIFIFDTEIYSNTGGQASKSTPTAAIAKFAASGKRTKKKDLGMIAMTYGYVYVAQIAMGADKNQTLKAICEAESYDGPSLIIAYAPCISHGIKIGMSNSQEEEKKAVECGYWSLYRYNPTLKGSKNPFSLDSKEPKGNFREFLMGEVRYSSLVKVFPELSEELFKKTEEDAIERYNNYKKLASQE; this comes from the coding sequence ATGAGAAAAACTAAAACGATGGATGGAAATACTGCAGCAGCACATATATCTTATGGATTTACAGAAGTAGCAGCTATTTACCCAATAACACCTTCATCACCAATGGCAGAACATGTTGATGAATGGGCATCTCAAGGAAGAAAAAACATATTTGGAGAGCCAGTTAAAATGGTTGAAATGCAATCAGAAGCAGGTGCTGCAGGTGCTATGCATGGTTCACTTCAAGCAGGTGCATTAACAACAACCTATACAGCATCGCAAGGATTATTACTTATGATACCTAATATGTATAAAATAGCTGGGGAGAAATTACCTTGTGTTATGCACGTTTCTGCTAGAGCACTTGCTACATCTTCATTAAGTATTTTTGGAGATCATCAGGATGTTATGGCAGTAAGACAAACAGGATTTGCCATGCTTGCAGAAACTTCAGTACAAGAAGTCATGGACTTGTCAGGAGTTGCACATTTAGCAGCTATAAAAGGAAAAATACCATTTGTAAACTTTTTTGATGGATTTAGAACATCTCATGAAATTCAAAAAATTGAAGTTATTGAACAAGACGAGTTAGCTAAATTGGTTGATTATAATGCAATTGATGAATTTAGAAAAAATGCATTAAACCCTAATCATCCAGTAACTAGAGGTACAGCTCAAAATCCAGATATATATTTTCAAACAAGGGAAGCAATAAATAAGGCTTATGATGATATTCCATATATAGTAGAAGAATATATGAGTGAGATAACTAAACTTACTGGTAGAGAATATCATTGCTTTGATTATTATGGAGCAAAAGATGCTGATAGAATAATAATATCAATGGGATCCGTTAATGATGTGGTTGAAGAAACAGTTGATTATTTAAATAATAATAAACAAAAAGTAGGATTAGTAAAGGTTAGATTATATAGACCATTTTCAGTAGAAAGACTATTAAAAGTAATACCAGAAAGCGTTAAGAAAATAGCAGTCTTAGATAGAACAAAAGAACCAGGAGCAATAGGAGAACCATTATATTTAGATGTAGTTAGATGTTTATATGGCAAAAAAGATGCGCCTATTATTGTTGGAGGAAGATTTGGATTAGGATCTAAAGATCCAACACCTTCACACATTGCAGCCGTTTTTGATAATTTAATTAGTGATGAACCTAAGAATCAATTTACTATAGGAATAACTGATGATTTAACTAATACATCATTAAAATTGCATGAAGATATTAATGCAACACCAGAAGGAACTACTTCTTGTAAGTTCTGGGGATTAGGATCAGATGGTACTGTTGGAGCTAATAAGAGTGCTATAAAAATCATAGGAGATCATACTGATATGTATGCTCAAGGATACTTTGATTATGATTCAAAGAAATCTGGTGGGATTACAGTTTCTCACTTAAGATTTGGAAAAGAACTTATAAAATCAAGATATTTAATAGATAAAGCAGATTTTATTGCATGCCATAATCAATCATATGTTTACAAATATAATGTATTAAAAGGATTAAAAAAGAATGCCAGATTTTTATTAAATACTATATGGGATAAAGATGAATTAGAAGAAAAATTACCTGCAAGCATGAAAAAATTTATTGCAGAGAATGACATAGAATTTTATACAATAAATGCTATTAAAATAGCTCAAGAAATTGGTCTTGGTGGAAGAATAAATATGATAATGCAAGCAGCATTTTTTAAGATAACTAATATTATACCAGTTGAAGATGCAGTTAAATACTTAAAAGAAGCTGTTGTGAATTCATATGGTAAAAAAGGTGAAAAAGTAGTTAGAATGAACCATGATGCCATTGAAGCTGGCGTTGAAGGTGTAGTAAAAATAGAAATACCGGCTGGCTGGAAAAATACTATTGATGATAAAAAAGAATGTAATAAAGATTTACCAGCATTTATAAGGGAAATAGTAAATCCAATGAACAGATTAGAAGGAGATTCTTTACCAGTATCTACTTTTGTTAAACATAATCTTGAAGATGGTACATTTATGGCTGGAACTACTGCCTATGAAAAAAGAGGAATTGCTGTAAATGTTCCTGAATGGTTACAAGATAAATGTATACAATGTAACCAATGTTCATATGTATGTCCACATGCTACAATAAGACCATTTTTATTAAATGAAGAAGAAAAATCAAAAGCACCATCATCTATTAAACTTATTGAGCCTAAAGCGTTAAAGAGTGATGAAAAATTATATTATTCAATAGGAGTAACACCTCTTGATTGTACTGGATGTGGAAATTGTGTTGAAGTTTGTCCAGCACCAGGAAAAGCATTAATTATGAAACCACAAGCTTCTCAACATGACCAAATAGAAGTTTGGGATTATACGGTTGAAAAAGTTAATAAGAAAAATCCTATGAACAAAAATACAGTTAAAGGCAGTCAATTTGAAACACCACTTCTTGAATATTCAGGAGCTTGTGCAGGATGTGGAGAAACACCATATGCTAAACTTATAACTCAATTATTTGGAGACAGAATGATGATAGCAAATGCTACAGGATGTTCATCAATTTGGGCTTCAGGAGCTCCCGCTACAGCTTATACAAAAAATCAACAAGGACATGGTCCGGCATGGGCCAACTCACTATTTGAGGATAATGCTGAATTTGGTTATGGTATGCACTTAGGCGTTAAAGCTATAAGAGAAAGAATAGCACATAATATTGAAGCAGCATTAAACTCTGGCATATCTGAAAATACAAAAAAAGTATTAAAAGACTGGTTAGATCATAAAGACTGTAGTGAAGGAACTAGAGATAGATCCAATAAAGTTATAGAAGTTCTTAAAAAAGAAAATAATGAACTTGCAAAAGTTATATTAAAGGATAAGGAATTTTTAGTTAATAGATCTCAATGGATATTTGGTGGAGACGGTTGGAGTTATGATATAGGCTATGGTGGTCTTGATCATGTTATTGCATCAGGAGAAAATGTAAATATATTTATATTTGATACAGAAATATATTCAAATACTGGAGGTCAAGCATCAAAATCTACACCTACAGCTGCAATAGCTAAATTTGCAGCATCAGGAAAGAGAACTAAGAAGAAAGATTTAGGCATGATTGCTATGACTTATGGTTATGTATATGTTGCACAAATAGCCATGGGAGCAGATAAAAATCAAACACTTAAAGCAATATGTGAAGCAGAAAGTTATGATGGACCATCATTAATAATTGCCTATGCACCATGTATAAGTCATGGAATAAAAATCGGAATGTCAAATTCTCAAGAAGAAGAAAAGAAAGCAGTTGAATGTGGATATTGGAGTCTTTATAGATATAATCCTACATTAAAAGGAAGTAAGAATCCATTCTCATTAGATTCAAAAGAACCAAAAGGAAACTTTAGAGAATTCTTAATGGGAGAAGTTAGATATTCTTCACTTGTGAAAGTATTTCCAGAATTATCAGAAGAATTATTTAAAAAGACAGAAGAAGATGCTATTGAAAGATATAATAATTATAAAAAATTAGCGTCTCAAGAATAA
- a CDS encoding glycerate kinase family protein, with the protein MKFVLAPDSFKESMTSKEACEAMERGIKKVIPNAECIKVPMADGGEGTVEALVESTNGEIHEVEVLNPLGEKISACFGILGNKTTAVIEMATASGIQLIKREKRNPLITTTYGTGELIKAALDKGIKHIIIGIGGSATNDGGAGMIQALGGKLLDSNGNEISFGGGALNNLENIDLSSLDGRLKDTTIEVACDVTNPLIGEKGASAIFGPQKGANLEVVKELDDNLAHYADVIKRCLGKDIAYTEGAGAAGGLGAALLAFLNGKLKRGIDLVIKHTDLSEKVKGANFVFTGEGSIDSQTIFGKTPIGVAKVAKKENVKTIAFAGRIGKGVENLYPEGIDAIFGILTSVTDIDEALVLGKENLEICTENVARILAIF; encoded by the coding sequence ATGAAATTTGTATTAGCACCAGATTCATTCAAAGAAAGCATGACTTCTAAAGAAGCATGTGAAGCTATGGAGAGAGGTATAAAAAAAGTTATACCAAATGCAGAATGTATAAAGGTTCCTATGGCAGATGGTGGAGAAGGAACTGTCGAAGCTCTAGTTGAGTCAACAAATGGAGAAATACATGAAGTAGAAGTATTGAATCCATTGGGTGAAAAAATAAGTGCTTGTTTTGGAATACTTGGAAATAAAACTACAGCTGTAATAGAAATGGCAACTGCTAGTGGTATACAATTAATAAAAAGAGAAAAACGTAATCCACTTATAACAACAACTTATGGGACAGGTGAGCTTATAAAAGCAGCTTTAGATAAAGGAATTAAGCATATCATTATAGGAATTGGCGGAAGTGCTACTAATGATGGTGGAGCAGGAATGATTCAAGCATTAGGTGGAAAACTTTTAGATAGCAATGGAAATGAGATTTCTTTTGGTGGTGGTGCATTAAATAATCTTGAAAATATAGATTTATCAAGTTTAGATGGTAGATTAAAGGATACTACTATTGAAGTTGCTTGTGATGTTACTAATCCTTTAATAGGAGAAAAAGGAGCTTCAGCTATTTTTGGACCACAAAAAGGTGCAAATTTAGAAGTGGTTAAGGAATTAGATGATAATTTAGCACATTACGCAGATGTGATAAAAAGATGTTTAGGAAAAGATATCGCATATACTGAAGGTGCAGGTGCAGCGGGCGGTCTTGGCGCAGCATTACTAGCATTTTTAAATGGAAAACTAAAAAGAGGAATTGATTTAGTTATAAAACATACAGACTTAAGTGAAAAAGTAAAAGGTGCAAATTTTGTATTTACAGGAGAAGGAAGTATTGATTCTCAAACAATCTTTGGAAAAACTCCTATAGGTGTAGCAAAAGTTGCTAAAAAAGAAAATGTTAAAACTATAGCTTTTGCAGGAAGAATAGGCAAAGGTGTAGAAAATTTATATCCTGAGGGAATAGATGCTATATTTGGTATTTTAACGAGTGTTACTGATATAGATGAAGCACTAGTTTTAGGAAAAGAAAATTTAGAAATATGCACTGAAAATGTAGCTAGAATTTTAGCTATATTTTAG
- a CDS encoding GntP family permease: MEVTVTALGAVIALIIAIILIIKKVHPAYGLIIGALVGGLVGGAGLTGTVNLMMAGAKNMMPAILRILTAGVLAGVLIKSGAAAKIAESIVEKMGESKALISLTIATMVLTMVGVFIDVAVITVAPIALAIAKKANLSKTSILLAMVGGGKAGNIMSPNPNTIAVSDNLGVSLTNVMMAGIIPAIFGVIITCIIAKKLKNKGSFVKQDEVIQESEEKPNFLPAIVGPLVTILLLMLRPIAGISIDPLIALPVGGICGALAMGKAKSVNEYAIFGISKMSGVAILLIGTGTLAGIISNSGLKDVIIQGINTLGLPSFALAPVSGILMAAATASTTSGAAVASSVFGATALELGVSGLATAAMMHTGATVLDSLPHGSFFHSTGGSINMDMNERLKLIPYEAIVGFTMTVVSTIIFGIIL; encoded by the coding sequence ATGGAAGTTACAGTTACAGCTTTGGGAGCAGTAATAGCATTAATTATTGCAATTATATTAATTATAAAAAAAGTACATCCTGCATATGGACTAATAATTGGGGCACTAGTAGGTGGTCTTGTAGGAGGGGCTGGTTTAACAGGTACTGTTAATTTAATGATGGCAGGTGCTAAAAATATGATGCCAGCGATATTAAGAATACTTACTGCAGGGGTATTAGCAGGAGTATTAATAAAATCAGGTGCAGCAGCTAAAATCGCAGAATCTATTGTAGAAAAAATGGGAGAATCAAAAGCACTTATTTCTTTAACAATAGCAACTATGGTATTAACTATGGTTGGTGTATTTATAGACGTAGCAGTTATAACGGTAGCACCAATAGCTTTAGCTATTGCAAAAAAAGCAAACTTAAGTAAAACATCAATTTTATTAGCTATGGTAGGTGGAGGAAAGGCTGGAAATATAATGTCTCCAAATCCTAATACAATAGCAGTATCTGATAATTTAGGAGTATCATTAACTAATGTTATGATGGCAGGTATAATACCAGCTATATTTGGTGTTATTATTACATGTATAATAGCCAAGAAATTAAAGAATAAAGGTAGTTTTGTAAAACAAGATGAAGTAATACAAGAGTCAGAAGAAAAACCTAATTTTTTACCAGCAATAGTAGGACCTTTAGTAACTATATTATTACTTATGTTAAGACCAATAGCAGGTATAAGTATAGATCCACTAATAGCACTTCCGGTTGGTGGAATATGTGGAGCTTTAGCAATGGGAAAAGCTAAGAGTGTAAATGAATATGCTATATTTGGAATAAGTAAAATGAGCGGAGTTGCTATACTTTTAATAGGAACAGGAACTTTAGCAGGAATAATTTCTAATTCAGGTTTAAAAGATGTGATTATTCAAGGAATAAACACTTTAGGGTTACCAAGCTTTGCATTAGCTCCAGTATCAGGAATACTTATGGCAGCAGCAACAGCATCTACAACTTCTGGTGCGGCAGTAGCAAGTTCTGTTTTTGGTGCAACAGCTTTAGAACTAGGAGTATCAGGTCTAGCAACAGCAGCTATGATGCATACAGGAGCAACAGTTTTAGATAGTTTACCTCATGGAAGTTTCTTTCATTCAACTGGTGGAAGTATAAATATGGATATGAATGAAAGATTAAAACTTATCCCATATGAAGCTATAGTTGGATTTACAATGACTGTAGTATCAACTATAATATTTGGAATAATACTTTAA